One window of the Nothobranchius furzeri strain GRZ-AD chromosome 3, NfurGRZ-RIMD1, whole genome shotgun sequence genome contains the following:
- the LOC107385757 gene encoding sodium-dependent neutral amino acid transporter SLC6A17, which produces MPKNSKVIQRVQSHEHVTESVTDLLGNEEPLDYKSSSLNVGAAAGKTVPQIEVPENDGRPAWNSKLQYILAQVGFSVGLGNVWRFPYLCQKNGGGAYLVPYFILLIIIGIPLFFLELAVGQKIRRGSIGVWNYVCPRLGGIGMSSLMVCGFVGLYYNVIIGWSIFYFFQSFQYPLPWSDCPIRKNGTTAIVEPECDKSSATTYFWYRQTLNTTSTIAESGGLNIKMTLSLLVAWIIVCLAVIRGIASSGKVMYFSSLFPYVVLFCFLVRGLMLKGSVDGIAHMFTPKLEKMLEPQVWREAATQVFFALGLGFGGVIAFSSYNKIDNNCHFDAVLVSFINFFTSILATLVVFAVLGFKANIMNEKCVAENGEKILEYLNSNILSHDLIPPHVNFSHLTTSDYAELYGVIKTVKEGSFAQLGLEPCVLEDELNKAVQGTGLAFIAFTEAMTHFPASPFWSVMFFFMLINLGLGSMIGTMTGITTPILDAYKVQKELLTVCCCIVAFLCGLLFVQRSGNYFVTMFDDYSAGLPLTVVVILENLSVAWIYGTKRFMQDLEDMLGFRPSVIYFYLWKYVSPLCLIVLISASVVEMAISPPGYNAWVQELAQERFQSYPPWALATCFALIVVAMLPLPIVFIARQFNLMSDGSNKLSVTYRKSMMKDISNLEEQDEARFILGAKPGEAPASVPGHRPYMTPRGNTSLDPNSLSPNICYGTSYQNAAISPTTPTTPPTPVTPESDS; this is translated from the exons ATGCCGAAGAACAGCAAGGTCATCCAGCGTGTCCAGAGCCATGAGCACGTCACCGAATCTGTGACCGACCTGCTCGGAAATGAGGAGCCGCTAGACTACAAGAGCAGCTCCCTGAATGTCGGGGCTGCTGCTGGGAAGACAGTCCCACAGATAGAAGTGCCTGAAAACGATGGAAGACCCGCCTGGAACAGCAAGCTGCAGTACATCCTGGCCCAGGTGGGCTTCTCTGTGGGGCTTGGGAACGTGTGGCGCTTCCCTTACCTGTGTCAGAAGAACGGAGGAG GGGCTTATTTGGTTCCTTacttcatcctcctcatcatcatcggtATCCCACTCTTCTTCCTGGAGCTGGCCGTGGGTCAGAAGATCCGGCGTGGGAGCATCGGAGTGTGGAACTATGTTTGCCCACGTCTCGGTGGGATAGGGATGTCCAGTCTGATG GTGTGCGGTTTTGTTGGACTCTATTATAACGTGATCATCGGATGGAGCATCTTCTACTTTTTCCAGTCCTTCCAATACCCTCTGCCGTGGAGCGACTGTCCAATCAGGAAGAACGGGACAACTGCAA TTGTAGAGCCAGAGTGTGACAAAAGCTCAGCCACAACCTATTTCTGGTACCGGCAGactctgaacaccaccagcaccATCGCAGAGAGCGGTGGCCTCAACATCAAAATGACCCTGTCGCTGCTGGTGGCGTGGATCATCGTCTGCCTCGCCGTCATCAGAGGAATTGCCTCCTCTGGGAAG GTGATGTATTTCAGCTCTCTTTTCCCATACGTGGTGCTCTTCTGTTTCCTGGTTAGGGGCTTGATGCTGAAGGGATCCGTGGATGGTATTGCTCATATGTTTACTCCAAAG TTGGAGAAGATGTTGGAGCCTCAGGTTTGGAGGGAAGCAGCTACCCAGGTCTTCTTCGCTCTGGGTCTTGGCTTCGGAGGAGTCATCGCCTTCTCCAGTTACAACAAGATCGACAACAACTGCCACTTTGACGCCGTGCTCGTCTCTTTCATCAACTTCTTCACCTCAATCCTGGCCACGCTGGTGGTGTTCGCCGTGCTGGGCTTCAAGGCTAACATCATGAATGAAAAATGTGTTGCAGA AAATGGAGAAAAGATTCTGGAATACCTCAACTCTAACATCCTGAGTCACGATCTCATCCCTCCACATGTGAACTTTTCCCACCTCACCACATCAGACTATGCTGAGCTGTACGGCGTCATCAAGACTGTGAAAGAAGGCAGCTTTGCTCAGTTGGGTCTGGAGCCTTGTGTCCTGGAGGATGAACTCAACAAG GCGGTCCAGGGTACTGGTCTGGCCTTCATTGCCTTCACTGAGGCCATGACCCATTTCCCAGCATCCCCATTCTGGTCAGTAATGTTCTTCTTCATGCTCATTAACCTCGGCCTGGGCAGCATGATTGGCACTATGACTGGCATCACCACACCCATTCTTGATGCTTACAAAGTCCAGAAGGAGCTTTTAACAG TGTGTTGCTGCATTGTGGCGTTCCTTTGTGGCCTGCTGTTTGTTCAGCGCTCAGGAAACTACTTTGTCACCATGTTTGATGATTATTCAGCTGGCCTGCCTCTCACTGTGGTGGTAATCCTGGAAAATCTGTCTGTCGCTTGGATATATGGCACCAAGAG GTTcatgcaggacctggaggacatgCTGGGCTTTCGGCCATCAGTTATCTATTTCTACCTGTGGAAGTACGTCTCTCCTCTCTGTCTCATCGTTCTCATCTCAGCCTCCGTCGTAGAGATGGCCATCAGCCCACCGGGGTACAACGCCTGGGTTCAGGAGCTg GCACAGGAACGctttcagagctaccctccctgGGCCCTAGCCACGTGCTTCGCTCTTATTGTTGTGGCCATGCTTCCTCTCCCCATCGTTTTCATCGCTCGCCAGTTTAACTTAATGTCAGATGGCTCCAACAAGCTCTCTGTCACCTACCGGAAATCTATGATGAAAGACATTTCCAACCTGGAGGAGCAGGACGAGGCCAGATTTATCCTTGGAGCCAAGCCCGGCGAGGCTCCGGCATCTGTTCCAGGACACAGGCCCTACATGACTCCAAGGGGTAACACATCATTGGATCCCAATTCTCTCTCTCCAAACATCTGTTACGGCACAAGCTACCAAAACGCTGCGATAAGCCCCACCACACCCACGACGCCGCCGACACCTGTCACGCCAGAGTCTGACTCCTGA